One genomic region from Amycolatopsis sp. FBCC-B4732 encodes:
- a CDS encoding LLM class F420-dependent oxidoreductase, translating into MKLGFHVGYWGSGPTPGALEAVLKAEELGFDSVWTAEAYGSDAFTPLAWYGASTSRIRLGTNIVQMAARTPTATAMSAMTLDHLSGGRMVLGLGASGPQVVEGWYGQPYPKPLARTREYVDIVRQVIAREAPVTLDGAHFQLPLRGGTGLGKALKPTVHPLRKEIPIHLAAEGPKNVALAAEIGDGWLPLFFSPKSDAFYRAALEEGFARPGARHTLETFEVPCSIPVIVHDDVEEAASWIKPSLALYIGGMGAKSVNFHHDVFARLGYEDVADKVQELYLAGRKDEATAAIPTSLVEDTSLIGPPAKIRDELQAWEDTVVTQLLLRGDAATLAKIAGALG; encoded by the coding sequence GTGAAGCTGGGATTCCACGTCGGGTACTGGGGCAGCGGCCCGACCCCGGGCGCGCTGGAGGCCGTGCTCAAGGCCGAGGAGCTCGGCTTCGACTCGGTGTGGACGGCGGAGGCGTACGGCTCGGACGCGTTCACGCCGCTGGCCTGGTACGGCGCCTCGACCAGCCGGATCCGCCTGGGCACGAACATCGTGCAGATGGCCGCGCGCACGCCGACGGCCACGGCGATGAGCGCGATGACGCTCGACCACTTGTCGGGTGGCCGGATGGTGCTCGGGCTCGGCGCGTCCGGCCCGCAGGTCGTCGAAGGCTGGTACGGCCAGCCGTACCCCAAGCCGCTCGCGCGGACCCGGGAGTACGTGGACATCGTCCGGCAGGTGATCGCCCGCGAGGCACCGGTGACCCTGGACGGCGCCCACTTCCAGCTGCCGCTGCGGGGCGGGACGGGCCTCGGCAAGGCGTTGAAGCCGACGGTGCACCCGCTGCGCAAGGAGATCCCGATCCACCTGGCCGCGGAGGGCCCGAAGAACGTCGCGCTGGCGGCGGAGATCGGCGACGGCTGGCTGCCGTTGTTCTTCTCGCCCAAGAGCGACGCCTTCTACCGCGCCGCCCTGGAAGAGGGCTTCGCACGGCCGGGCGCGCGGCACACCCTCGAGACGTTCGAGGTGCCGTGCTCGATCCCGGTGATCGTGCACGACGACGTCGAGGAAGCGGCGTCGTGGATCAAGCCGTCGCTGGCGCTGTACATCGGGGGGATGGGCGCGAAGAGCGTGAACTTCCACCACGACGTCTTCGCGCGGCTGGGCTACGAGGACGTGGCGGACAAGGTGCAGGAGCTGTACCTGGCCGGCCGCAAGGACGAGGCGACGGCCGCGATCCCGACGTCGCTGGTGGAGGACACGTCGCTGATCGGCCCGCCGGCGAAGATCCGCGACGAGCTGCAGGCGTGGGAGGACACGGTGGTGACGCAGCTGCTGCTGCGCGGGGACGCGGCGACCCTGGCGAAGATCGCCGGCGCGCTGGGCTGA
- a CDS encoding neutral/alkaline ceramidase: MRVSRRHVLAGAAALPFAAALGGRTAEAATALKVGVGIGDVTGPAAENGMMGYSMPQQQTAGIHLRTRARAFIVDDGANRIVFVTAELGALFQSVHQGVLRELARKYGDRYTEQNVLLNATHTHSACGGDSHYAAYDLSILGFQQQTYDAVVAGIVDAVGRAHDDLKPGELSLGRTELTDASANRSRVAFERNPDKDHFPLSIDPAVTVLRFRQGGRDVGAITWFATHGTSMSNGNHLISSDNKGYAAYAWEHDHAGVRYLDGPPGFVAAFAQTNSGDMTPNLNLRPGTPETEFENTRRIGELQFQAAKRAFDAADEKITGGVDHRLTYVDMSAVDVAPELTPDGRPHRTCTAAIGVSMLAGSTEDGPGLPLPEGVKNPFVDWLGGIDAPIPRALADAQAPKVVAVPFGAMKPYPWAPEVLPLQIVRIGQLHLVAGPAEYTIVAGLRIRKTVASTLGVPLENVLMQGYSNAYSQYVTTPEEYDSQQYEGASTLFGRYTLPAYQQEFGKLAAALKTGAPAPHGPVPRDLRGKLVNFQPGVVFDSAPLLKSFGDVVTDAKSSYRRGEQVSVAFVTGHPKNDLRRDGTFLEVQQYVDGRWVRYADDGDWATKFRWTRTFVSESRAEVTWDIPANTPVGKYRVVHFGAWKHGLTGAIAQLSGTSRAFVVS, translated from the coding sequence ATGCGGGTGAGCCGTCGTCACGTCCTGGCCGGAGCTGCCGCGCTCCCGTTCGCCGCCGCGCTCGGCGGGAGAACAGCCGAAGCGGCCACGGCGCTGAAGGTCGGCGTCGGGATCGGGGACGTCACCGGGCCCGCCGCCGAGAACGGCATGATGGGCTACTCCATGCCGCAGCAGCAGACCGCCGGCATCCACCTGCGCACCCGGGCCCGCGCGTTCATCGTCGACGACGGCGCGAACCGGATCGTCTTCGTCACCGCCGAGCTGGGTGCGCTGTTCCAGTCCGTGCACCAGGGCGTCCTGCGGGAGCTCGCGAGGAAGTACGGCGACCGCTACACCGAGCAGAACGTCCTGCTCAACGCCACCCACACCCACTCGGCCTGCGGCGGCGACTCGCACTACGCGGCTTACGACCTGTCGATCCTCGGCTTCCAGCAGCAGACCTACGACGCCGTCGTCGCCGGGATCGTCGACGCCGTCGGCCGGGCCCACGACGACCTCAAGCCCGGCGAGCTGTCCCTCGGCCGCACCGAGCTGACCGACGCCAGCGCCAACCGCTCCCGGGTCGCCTTCGAGCGCAACCCGGACAAGGACCACTTCCCGCTCTCGATCGACCCCGCGGTCACCGTGCTGCGGTTCCGCCAGGGCGGCCGGGACGTCGGCGCGATCACCTGGTTCGCCACCCACGGCACGTCGATGAGCAACGGCAACCACCTGATCAGCAGCGACAACAAGGGCTACGCCGCCTACGCGTGGGAGCACGACCACGCCGGCGTCCGCTACCTCGACGGCCCGCCCGGGTTCGTCGCCGCCTTCGCGCAGACCAACTCCGGCGACATGACGCCGAACCTGAACCTCCGGCCCGGCACGCCCGAGACGGAGTTCGAGAACACCCGCCGGATCGGCGAACTCCAGTTCCAGGCGGCGAAACGCGCGTTCGACGCGGCGGACGAGAAGATCACCGGCGGCGTCGACCACCGGCTGACCTACGTGGACATGTCCGCCGTCGACGTGGCCCCGGAATTGACCCCGGACGGCCGCCCGCACCGCACCTGCACCGCCGCCATCGGCGTTTCGATGCTGGCCGGCAGCACCGAGGACGGCCCCGGCCTGCCGCTGCCCGAAGGCGTCAAGAACCCCTTCGTCGACTGGCTCGGCGGCATCGACGCGCCGATCCCGCGGGCGCTGGCCGACGCGCAGGCGCCGAAGGTCGTCGCCGTGCCGTTCGGCGCGATGAAGCCGTACCCGTGGGCGCCGGAGGTGCTGCCGCTGCAGATCGTCCGGATCGGGCAGCTGCACCTGGTCGCCGGACCCGCCGAGTACACGATCGTCGCCGGGCTGCGGATCCGGAAGACCGTCGCTTCGACGCTCGGCGTGCCGCTCGAGAACGTCCTCATGCAGGGCTACTCGAACGCCTACAGCCAGTACGTGACGACGCCGGAGGAGTACGACTCGCAGCAGTACGAAGGCGCGTCGACGCTCTTCGGCCGCTACACGCTCCCGGCGTACCAGCAGGAGTTCGGGAAGCTCGCCGCCGCGCTGAAGACCGGCGCGCCTGCGCCGCACGGGCCGGTCCCGCGTGACCTGCGCGGCAAGCTCGTCAACTTCCAGCCCGGCGTCGTCTTCGACAGCGCGCCCCTGCTCAAGAGCTTCGGCGACGTCGTGACCGACGCGAAGAGCAGCTACCGGCGGGGCGAGCAGGTCTCGGTCGCGTTCGTGACCGGCCACCCGAAGAACGACCTGCGCCGCGACGGCACGTTCCTGGAGGTCCAGCAGTACGTCGACGGCCGCTGGGTCCGCTACGCCGACGACGGCGACTGGGCCACGAAGTTCCGCTGGACCCGGACCTTCGTAAGCGAGTCCCGCGCCGAAGTCACCTGGGACATCCCCGCGAACACCCCCGTCGGCAAGTACCGGGTGGTCCACTTCGGAGCCTGGAAACACGGGCTCACCGGCGCCATCGCCCAGCTCAGCGGGACCTCCCGCGCCTTCGTCGTCTCCTGA
- a CDS encoding sphingomyelin phosphodiesterase: protein MRRTAILAAVVIAAFTAAPAQAADAAVSVLSFNLWQLPWIANPNTADKEARAQAAERVIRAEDTDVVVLEEAFSAQAEDLRGRLVDAYPFQTPLVGQSCSTSPGWTSVSGNCSNSPFVVNGGVTVLSKYPITEKHQLVYRNSYSGTADHLANKGAALVRIFAHGKALWLAGTHLQADEGPETLPKAHAVRMAQLGELRDLTAARVPAGDAVAVAGDLNIEYRAGQGRRDAAGRTQAEQGEAALGGTLRTTGAGEYTFDPATNPAAAKSVPATYRDSLDYVGSVRRAEVGPVRLVHYDGGTIPSDHYPVRAEIHY from the coding sequence GTGCGCAGGACCGCCATTCTCGCCGCCGTCGTCATCGCCGCTTTCACCGCCGCACCCGCCCAGGCCGCGGACGCCGCCGTGAGCGTGCTGAGCTTCAACCTCTGGCAGCTCCCGTGGATCGCCAACCCGAACACAGCCGACAAGGAAGCCCGGGCGCAGGCCGCCGAACGGGTCATCCGTGCCGAGGACACCGACGTCGTCGTGCTCGAAGAAGCCTTCAGCGCCCAAGCCGAGGACCTGCGCGGCCGGCTCGTGGACGCCTACCCCTTCCAGACGCCGCTGGTCGGCCAGTCCTGCTCGACGTCGCCGGGCTGGACGTCGGTGAGCGGGAACTGCTCGAACTCGCCGTTCGTCGTCAACGGCGGGGTCACCGTGCTCAGCAAGTACCCGATCACCGAGAAGCACCAGCTCGTCTACCGGAACTCCTACTCCGGCACGGCGGACCACCTGGCGAACAAGGGTGCCGCGCTGGTCCGGATCTTCGCGCACGGCAAGGCGCTCTGGCTCGCGGGCACCCACCTGCAGGCCGACGAAGGACCCGAGACGCTGCCCAAGGCGCACGCCGTCCGGATGGCTCAGCTCGGCGAACTCCGCGACCTGACGGCGGCCCGCGTCCCGGCCGGGGACGCCGTGGCCGTCGCCGGCGACCTCAACATCGAGTACCGGGCCGGGCAGGGCCGCCGCGACGCCGCCGGCCGCACCCAGGCCGAGCAGGGCGAGGCGGCGCTCGGCGGCACGCTGCGGACCACCGGCGCGGGGGAGTACACCTTCGACCCCGCGACCAACCCGGCCGCGGCGAAGTCCGTCCCGGCGACCTACCGCGATTCGCTGGACTACGTCGGCTCGGTGCGACGCGCCGAGGTCGGCCCGGTACGGCTGGTGCATTACGACGGTGGCACGATTCCCTCCGACCACTACCCGGTGCGGGCCGAGATCCACTACTGA
- a CDS encoding MFS transporter, giving the protein MATLSGRTRFRYSLGSFVTGSFGTVPGLVLVKYLTDTMAVPAGWAAAIVFVPKAWDVLFNPIAGRLSDADLIKTGSRRRFLLIGGIGVAILFAAMFAHPGFGSPLPDALYVAIAFAACATAYALFQVPFNALPAELTESATERTKLTSVRIGVLAVTILICGGGAPAISAGIGGVTGYRVMAVVIGLIVLAATLLVYFGLKDAPVGSLRPNTVNLRELVRTLAGWRPFRWLLGTYFIQALGIGTVLAAIPFFAQRILGSEGYGTILFVIFVGPALVTMPLWPRLGDRVGKLNGFRLATAAFAIGLLGLVFAQSIPLVVSFVFVALCGVGYAGISVFPLAILPDLITAEEERTGETRAGIAAGVWTAGETLGLAFGGGLWALILAFGGYVSSTDATTAQPHSAIVAILVGASIIPGVLIALALPLLRRKVLEPRHELA; this is encoded by the coding sequence ATGGCGACGCTGTCCGGCCGGACGAGGTTCCGCTATTCGCTCGGCTCGTTCGTCACGGGGTCCTTCGGCACGGTCCCCGGTCTGGTCCTGGTCAAGTACCTGACCGACACGATGGCCGTGCCCGCGGGCTGGGCCGCCGCGATCGTGTTCGTCCCCAAGGCCTGGGACGTGCTGTTCAACCCGATCGCCGGCCGGCTGTCCGACGCGGACCTGATCAAGACCGGCAGCCGGCGGCGCTTCCTGCTGATCGGCGGCATCGGCGTCGCGATCCTGTTCGCCGCGATGTTCGCCCACCCCGGGTTCGGCAGCCCGCTGCCGGACGCGCTGTACGTGGCGATCGCCTTCGCCGCTTGCGCCACGGCGTACGCGCTGTTCCAGGTGCCGTTCAACGCGCTGCCCGCCGAGCTGACCGAGTCGGCGACCGAACGCACGAAGCTCACCAGCGTCCGGATCGGCGTGCTGGCCGTGACGATCCTGATCTGCGGCGGCGGCGCCCCCGCGATCAGCGCCGGCATCGGCGGGGTCACCGGCTACCGCGTGATGGCCGTGGTGATCGGGCTGATCGTGCTGGCCGCGACGCTGCTGGTGTACTTCGGGCTCAAGGACGCGCCGGTCGGCTCGCTGCGGCCCAACACGGTGAACCTGAGGGAGCTCGTGCGGACGCTGGCCGGCTGGCGGCCGTTCCGCTGGCTGCTCGGCACCTACTTCATCCAGGCGCTGGGCATCGGTACGGTGCTCGCCGCGATCCCGTTCTTCGCCCAGCGCATCCTCGGCAGCGAGGGCTACGGCACGATCCTGTTCGTCATCTTCGTCGGCCCGGCGCTGGTCACCATGCCGCTGTGGCCGCGCCTGGGCGACCGGGTCGGCAAGCTCAACGGCTTCCGCCTGGCCACCGCGGCGTTCGCGATCGGCCTGCTGGGCCTGGTGTTCGCGCAGTCGATCCCGCTGGTCGTGTCGTTCGTGTTCGTGGCGCTCTGCGGGGTCGGGTACGCCGGGATTTCGGTGTTCCCGCTGGCGATCCTGCCCGACCTGATCACCGCCGAGGAGGAGCGCACCGGCGAGACCCGCGCGGGGATCGCGGCCGGCGTGTGGACCGCGGGGGAGACGCTCGGGCTGGCCTTCGGCGGCGGGCTGTGGGCGCTCATCCTGGCGTTCGGCGGGTACGTGTCGAGCACGGACGCGACGACGGCCCAGCCGCACAGCGCGATCGTGGCGATCCTCGTCGGCGCGTCGATCATCCCGGGCGTGCTGATCGCGCTGGCTCTGCCGCTGCTGCGGCGCAAGGTCCTGGAGCCGCGCCATGAACTCGCCTGA
- a CDS encoding aminotransferase class V-fold PLP-dependent enzyme, whose translation MNSPEDVLAALRELRAGDLPTHGGRTLAYVYDSGLSEVDSLGAAAHALASSANGLDPTAFPSLLRMENDLVAEAAALLGAVPGVVGSVTSGGTESCLLAVLAARDAHPEIASPSLVIPTTAHAAFHKAAHLFGLRRIDVPVDPVTFRADPAAMAAAIDDSTVLVVASAPSYAHGVLDPIAPIAAAALERGVRMHVDACIGGWVLPYFARLGADVPPFDFCVPGVTSISVDLHKYAYCPKGTSVLLHASAELRRSHYFASASWPGYTMLNTTIQSTRSGGPLAAAWAVVRHLGPEGYLSLAASTRTAVSRIREGITDIDGLRILGDPVSTLIAFTGDDGFDLFTVADEMKARGWYVQPQFAHLSSPANLHLTVTAANHGSEKEFLTDLAASVAAARAAGPVLVDAAVAEFVAALDPATLTSEQFAGLLAAAGLGGESGLPDRMAPINALLATAPAPLRERLLLEFLGALYTP comes from the coding sequence ATGAACTCGCCTGAGGACGTCCTGGCGGCGCTGCGGGAGCTGCGCGCGGGCGACCTGCCGACGCACGGCGGCCGGACGCTCGCCTACGTCTACGACAGCGGGCTGTCCGAAGTGGACTCCCTCGGTGCGGCCGCGCACGCGCTGGCGTCGTCGGCCAACGGTCTCGACCCGACGGCGTTCCCGAGCCTGCTGCGGATGGAGAACGACCTCGTCGCGGAGGCCGCCGCGTTGCTCGGCGCCGTTCCGGGCGTGGTCGGTTCGGTGACTTCCGGCGGCACGGAGTCGTGCTTGCTGGCGGTTTTGGCGGCCCGCGACGCCCACCCTGAGATCGCTTCGCCGTCTCTGGTGATCCCGACGACCGCGCACGCGGCGTTCCACAAGGCGGCGCACCTGTTCGGGCTGCGCCGGATCGACGTCCCGGTCGACCCGGTGACGTTCCGCGCGGACCCGGCCGCGATGGCGGCGGCGATCGACGACTCGACGGTGCTGGTGGTGGCGAGCGCGCCTTCGTACGCGCACGGCGTCCTGGACCCGATCGCTCCGATCGCCGCGGCGGCTCTGGAACGCGGCGTCCGGATGCACGTCGACGCGTGCATCGGCGGCTGGGTGCTGCCGTACTTCGCCCGCCTCGGCGCGGACGTCCCGCCGTTCGACTTCTGCGTCCCCGGCGTCACGAGCATCTCGGTGGACCTGCACAAGTACGCGTACTGCCCGAAGGGCACGTCCGTGCTGCTGCACGCTTCGGCGGAACTGCGGCGCTCGCACTACTTCGCGAGCGCGTCCTGGCCCGGCTACACGATGCTGAACACGACGATCCAGAGCACGCGTTCGGGCGGCCCGCTGGCAGCGGCGTGGGCGGTGGTCCGCCACCTCGGTCCGGAGGGCTACCTTTCGCTGGCGGCTTCGACGCGTACCGCCGTTTCGCGCATCCGCGAGGGGATCACCGACATCGACGGCCTGCGGATCCTGGGCGACCCGGTGTCGACGCTGATCGCGTTCACCGGCGACGACGGCTTCGACCTGTTCACGGTGGCGGACGAGATGAAGGCCCGCGGCTGGTACGTCCAGCCGCAGTTCGCTCATCTGTCGTCCCCGGCGAACCTGCACCTCACGGTGACGGCGGCGAACCACGGCAGCGAGAAGGAGTTCCTGACCGACCTCGCGGCTTCGGTGGCCGCGGCCCGCGCGGCCGGCCCGGTGCTCGTCGACGCCGCCGTGGCGGAGTTCGTGGCCGCGCTCGACCCGGCAACGCTGACGTCGGAACAGTTCGCGGGCCTCCTGGCGGCGGCGGGCCTCGGCGGCGAGTCGGGCCTGCCGGACCGGATGGCCCCGATCAACGCACTCCTCGCAACGGCACCGGCGCCACTGCGGGAGCGATTGCTGCTGGAATTCCTGGGCGCGCTGTACACACCGTGA
- a CDS encoding DUF6295 family protein, with protein sequence MCTYLTEKFALEGSGKGARGWFRLSEGTVYVDHPVHAPYAHTVNIDFRNPELGASARVALELTEEDALALADAIHAAVKSAPAGLASRNQ encoded by the coding sequence ATGTGCACTTACCTGACCGAGAAGTTCGCCCTCGAAGGCAGCGGCAAGGGCGCCCGCGGCTGGTTCCGGCTGAGCGAGGGAACCGTGTACGTGGACCACCCGGTCCACGCGCCGTACGCGCACACGGTGAACATCGACTTCCGCAACCCCGAGCTGGGCGCTTCGGCCCGGGTCGCCCTGGAGCTCACCGAGGAAGACGCGCTGGCCCTGGCGGACGCGATCCACGCGGCGGTGAAATCGGCGCCCGCGGGGCTGGCTTCGCGGAACCAGTGA
- a CDS encoding dienelactone hydrolase family protein: MTDEIVAGTVTITGHGGDELEAYLAKPTDDTPRGGVVVIHHMPGYDAATKEMVRRFAVEGYNALCPNLYTREAPCADPDDAAAAVRASGGVPDDRLVGDVSGAADYLRALENSNGRVGVIGHCSGGRQAFLVGCSLDVDAAVDCYGAFVVNDPPEAMKQMKPLLGLSSQLSCPLLGIFGADDQFPSPDEVAVLAAELEKLGKEHEFHTYAGAGHAFFAVDRPSYRPEAAKDGWERILDFYSRTLTA; this comes from the coding sequence ATGACCGACGAGATCGTCGCCGGGACCGTCACCATCACCGGCCACGGCGGGGACGAGCTCGAGGCGTACCTGGCCAAACCGACCGACGACACCCCGCGCGGCGGGGTCGTGGTGATCCACCACATGCCCGGCTACGACGCGGCGACGAAGGAGATGGTCCGCCGCTTCGCCGTCGAGGGCTACAACGCGCTCTGCCCCAACCTGTACACGCGCGAAGCCCCGTGCGCGGACCCGGACGACGCGGCGGCGGCCGTCCGCGCTTCCGGCGGCGTCCCGGACGACCGCCTGGTCGGCGACGTCTCCGGCGCGGCGGACTACCTCCGCGCCCTGGAGAACTCGAACGGCCGCGTCGGCGTCATCGGCCACTGCTCCGGCGGCCGCCAGGCGTTCCTCGTCGGGTGTTCGCTGGACGTCGACGCGGCGGTCGACTGCTACGGCGCGTTCGTCGTCAACGACCCGCCGGAGGCCATGAAGCAGATGAAGCCGCTGCTCGGCCTGTCCTCGCAGCTGTCGTGCCCGCTGCTGGGCATCTTCGGCGCGGACGACCAGTTCCCGAGCCCGGACGAGGTCGCCGTGCTGGCGGCGGAGCTGGAGAAGCTGGGCAAGGAACACGAGTTCCACACGTACGCGGGCGCGGGCCACGCGTTCTTCGCGGTCGACCGCCCGAGCTACCGCCCGGAAGCCGCGAAGGACGGCTGGGAACGCATCCTCGACTTCTACTCCCGCACGCTGACCGCCTGA
- a CDS encoding MFS transporter, producing MSYKWVALSNTTLGVLMSALDGSIVIISLPAIFRGIGLDPLAPGNIGYLLWMILGYLLVQAVLVVTLGRLGDMFGRVKMYNLGFVVFSAASVALSFDPFHAGGGALWLIGWRVVQAVGGSMLTANSAAILTDAFPAEQRGMALGVNQITALAGQFLGLVVGGLLAEIDWRAVFWVSVPFGLLGTIWSIRSLREAGTPQRAKVDWGGNVTFAAGTALLLAAITYGIQPYGGAATGWGSPWVLGGIGAGVLLLLLFGVIETRVAAPMFHLGLFKIRAFAAGNIAALLTSVARGGMQFMLIIWLQGIWLPLHGFDYERTPLWAGISMLPLTVGFLIAGPVSGYLSDRFGARLFSTGGLLLVAAAFLGLLALPVDFPYPLFAALLVLSGIGQGMFSAPNTSAIMSSVPTEQRGVASGMRATFQNSGTSLSIGVFFSLMIAGLASSLPQTLTSGLQAHGVPANVAESVARLPPVSTLFAAFLGSNPVGHLLGPDVLAGLSPADRSALTGGEFFPQLVSGPFHHGLVVVFTAAAVMAVVAAVASASRGKRYFHTPEGSKENR from the coding sequence GTGAGCTACAAGTGGGTCGCGCTGTCGAACACCACGCTCGGCGTGCTGATGTCGGCGCTCGACGGCTCGATCGTCATCATCTCCTTGCCGGCCATCTTCCGCGGCATCGGCCTCGACCCGCTCGCGCCGGGCAACATCGGTTACCTGCTCTGGATGATCCTCGGCTACCTGCTCGTGCAGGCCGTGCTGGTGGTGACGCTCGGGCGGCTCGGCGACATGTTCGGCCGGGTCAAGATGTACAACCTCGGCTTCGTCGTGTTCAGCGCCGCGTCGGTGGCGCTGTCGTTCGACCCGTTCCACGCCGGCGGCGGTGCGCTGTGGCTGATCGGCTGGCGGGTCGTGCAGGCCGTCGGCGGGTCGATGCTGACGGCGAACTCGGCGGCGATCCTCACCGACGCCTTCCCGGCCGAGCAGCGCGGGATGGCGTTGGGCGTCAACCAGATCACCGCGCTGGCCGGGCAGTTCCTCGGGCTGGTCGTCGGCGGGCTGCTCGCCGAAATCGACTGGCGCGCGGTGTTCTGGGTCAGCGTCCCGTTCGGGCTGCTCGGCACGATCTGGTCGATCCGCAGCCTCCGCGAGGCCGGCACGCCCCAGCGCGCCAAGGTCGACTGGGGCGGCAACGTCACCTTCGCCGCCGGGACCGCGTTGCTGCTGGCCGCGATCACGTACGGCATCCAGCCCTACGGCGGCGCGGCGACCGGCTGGGGCAGCCCGTGGGTGCTCGGCGGAATCGGCGCCGGGGTGCTGCTGCTCCTGCTGTTCGGCGTCATCGAGACGCGCGTGGCGGCGCCGATGTTCCACCTCGGGCTGTTCAAGATCCGCGCGTTCGCCGCGGGCAACATCGCCGCGTTGCTGACTTCGGTCGCGCGTGGTGGCATGCAGTTCATGCTCATCATCTGGCTGCAGGGGATCTGGCTGCCCCTGCACGGCTTCGACTACGAGCGCACGCCGTTGTGGGCGGGCATCTCCATGCTGCCGCTGACCGTCGGGTTCCTGATCGCGGGCCCGGTGTCGGGCTACCTGTCCGACCGGTTCGGGGCCCGGCTGTTCTCGACCGGCGGGCTGCTGCTGGTCGCGGCCGCGTTCCTCGGGCTCCTGGCGTTGCCGGTGGACTTCCCCTACCCCCTGTTCGCCGCGCTGCTCGTGCTCAGCGGGATCGGCCAGGGCATGTTCTCCGCGCCGAACACGTCGGCGATCATGAGCAGCGTCCCGACCGAGCAGCGCGGCGTCGCCTCCGGCATGCGGGCGACGTTCCAGAACTCGGGAACGTCGCTGTCCATCGGCGTGTTCTTCTCGCTGATGATCGCCGGGCTCGCGTCGTCGCTGCCGCAGACGCTGACCAGCGGGTTGCAGGCCCACGGCGTCCCGGCGAACGTCGCCGAAAGCGTCGCCCGGCTGCCGCCGGTGAGCACGCTGTTCGCGGCGTTCCTCGGCAGCAACCCGGTCGGGCACCTGCTCGGCCCGGACGTCCTGGCCGGGCTTTCCCCGGCCGACCGGTCGGCCCTCACCGGCGGGGAGTTCTTCCCGCAGCTGGTGTCCGGCCCGTTCCACCACGGCCTGGTGGTCGTGTTCACCGCGGCCGCGGTGATGGCCGTCGTCGCCGCCGTGGCCTCCGCTTCGCGCGGCAAGCGCTACTTCCACACCCCCGAGGGATCGAAGGAGAACCGATGA
- a CDS encoding MarR family winged helix-turn-helix transcriptional regulator — MTDEDLLQASTDLRVALGRLVRRLRQGYVVGELTLPERSVLSRLDREGPATPGCLADLERVKPQAMGVTLAGLVERGLVGRRKDDSDGRKVLMSVTEAGVKLLTDRRSATTGKMAAALAEQFTDAERRELIAAIPLIERLADHL; from the coding sequence GTGACGGACGAGGACCTCCTCCAGGCGAGCACCGACCTGCGCGTCGCCCTCGGGCGGCTGGTCCGGCGGCTGCGGCAGGGTTACGTCGTCGGCGAATTGACGCTCCCCGAGCGCTCGGTGCTGTCCCGCCTCGACCGCGAAGGACCGGCCACCCCGGGCTGCCTCGCCGACCTCGAGCGCGTCAAGCCGCAGGCCATGGGCGTCACCCTCGCCGGGCTGGTCGAGCGCGGGCTCGTCGGACGGCGCAAGGACGACTCCGACGGCCGCAAGGTGCTGATGTCGGTGACCGAAGCCGGGGTCAAGCTGCTCACCGACCGCCGCTCGGCGACGACCGGGAAGATGGCGGCCGCGCTGGCCGAGCAGTTCACCGACGCCGAACGGCGCGAGCTGATCGCGGCCATCCCCCTCATCGAGCGGCTGGCGGACCACCTGTGA